One part of the Quercus lobata isolate SW786 chromosome 7, ValleyOak3.0 Primary Assembly, whole genome shotgun sequence genome encodes these proteins:
- the LOC115951608 gene encoding uncharacterized protein LOC115951608: MRILGWNCRGICHASTVRALGVQIKGAKPDVVFLSETKANESRVEFVKNFLKFDNKIVVEAKGSAGGLCIMWKNGLVINEVEFDKSMIAVKVTDKCTEWLLIGFYGPPYQAKKRKAWGNLFALLESHQGPWALDLGYSGNKFTWARGKWGKAAIKRRLDRGVASISWRLAFPKALRDERCNGVIENAWNANVVGSDFTELYKKQGATRDALRKWNKEVFGHCQNRINILLKKIKEVQDKHPSPENELVENALQIELSEWLLRSEVIWRQKSRELWLKLGDKNSKFFHLSTIIRRRSNNIDAIKKEDGTWTHKSNQIRTLFRDSFMNLFTEDEICFPEHLEHLILSCITEEENEILQSIPTPEEIKNALFQMQDLKAPGPDGFPALFYKQLWPTMGNDVIKAVTSFFIMGSMPREVNASLIVLIPKISNPTSINHFRPISLCNVVYKVISKLLVEKIRPLLDKMISPTQSAFIPNRWIAENQIIVQEVLHSFKTCKTKPGLIAIKLDLQKAYDRVNWNFLEVVLLHFGFNEIFTKWIIACVSSVTFEVLVNGGKSECFRPSRGLRQGDPLSLYLFILGQEVLSRLIEHELKLRNVAGIKTSISGPTISHVMYADDVVLFSKASSKDAESLVKSLEKYCRWSGQSINRNKSGVYFSKHTHSHARRSIKSILQVKSLKKEAIYLGAPMFLSRAPSKDFAFLQDKLEAKLAGWRSKCLSWAGRKTLINSVAQTIPVYTMSTFNIPNKVCDKLDSMTRRFWWKPNQREGRFMAWRAWEKLCCPRSAGGLGFKKSKSINSALLAKLAWMVASKRDSLCLRILRAKYKVKEDWLRAEATKYASPIWKAIEGARVVVKKGACFLIGDGEFVDIWLDPWVPWVHNFIPSPRVESSAQLPMKVAHLIDHELHTWKSSLIHSLFNPSSAEAILSIPIPSRPRPDKLIWIPDPKGSFSVKSAYKELMSSYPAQDTSDVNWSKIWKIRGPERLRMFLWRIAANALPTRENLMSRMDISDPSCVLCNQEIESVSHLFSKCQVAKLLWFSACWGYRSEEANLESPSDLIKAILDPLPPASCQGLELWRVSLNMAITVEEIWFIRNEALHHKGSVDLQAARLRINAKFSEYCQVFSLLKAPSPEKSDAKWSPPPVGTIKLNVDATLSHSNAVLAVIARDNIGAVNWRNIIVESDSKFSIDAILDCADNTRWSISALVSDINGFANSFSSYSFLWINRSGNAAAHAIAKYALVCLSSFCLLPGSLPADLASVCLEDALALSVSF, encoded by the exons ATGAGGATCCTTGGTTGGAACTGTCGGGGCATCTGCCACGCCTCGACAGTTCGAGCCCTTGGGGTTCAAATAAAAGGGGCAAAACCTGATGTGGTTTTCCTCTCTGAAACAAAAGCAAATGAGAGTCGTGtggaatttgttaaaaattttcttaagtttgataataaaattgttgttgagGCTAAGGGTAGTGCAGGTGGTTTGTGTATTATGTGGAAGAATGGTTTGGTTATCAATGAGGTGGAATTTGATAAGAGTATGATTGCTGTCAAAGTAACTGATAAGTGCACTGAATGGCTCTTAATCGGGTTCTATGGTCCCCCATACCAAGCAAAGAAGAGGAAAGCCTGGGGGAATCTATTTGCTCTGCTTGAATCACACCAGGGTCCGTGGGCAT TGGACCTTGGGTATTCAGGGAACAAGTTTACTTGGGCCAGAGGCAAATGGGGCAAAGCAGCTATTAAAAGGAGACTTGATAGGGGAGTGGCTAGCATTTCTTGGCGCCTAGCATTTCCGAAGGCT CTCAGGGATGAAAGGTGCAATGGTGTCATTGAAAATGCCTGGAACGCTAATGTAGTCGGATCAGATTTTACTGAGCTGTATAAAAAGCAAGGTGCCACCAGAGATGCCCTTCGCAAATGGAACAAGGAGGTTTTCGGCCACTGCCAGAATAGAATCAACATTCTGCTCAAGAAAATAAAGGAGGTTCAGGATAAGCACCCATCTCCGGAAAATGAGTTAGTTGAAAATGCCCTGCAAATCGAACTCTCTGAATGGCTCCTCAGAAGTGAAGTAATTTGGCGGCAAAAATCCAGAGAATTATGGCTCAAACTAGGTGACAAAAACTCTAAGTTCTTCCACTTGTCCACTATTATTCGTAGAAGAAGCAACAACATTGATGCCATAAAAAAAGAGGACGGGACATGGACCCACAAGTCAAACCAAATCAGAACTTTATTCCGAGACAGTTTCATGAATCTGTTCACAGAAGATGAAATTTGTTTTCCAGAGCATCTTGAGCATCTAATTCTGTCGTGTATAACAGAGGAAGAAAATGAGATACTTCAAAGTATTCCCACTCCGGAGGAGATCAAAAATGCTCTTTTCCAAATGCAAGACCTTAAGGCTCCGGGGCCGGATGGTTTTCCAGCTCTATTCTACAAGCAGCTCTGGCCTACAATGGGAAATGATGTGATTAAAGCAGTGACTTCTTTCTTCATCATGGGTTCAATGCCTAGAGAGGTAAATGCTTCCCTGATTGTGCTTATCCCAAAAATCTCAAACCCAACCTCTATTAACCACTTCAGACCGATAAGCTTGTGTAATGTGGTATATAAAGTTATTTCTAAGCTCCTGGTGGAAAAGATTAGGCCTTTGCTCGACAAAATGATCTCTCCTACCCAATCAGCCTTCATCCCAAACAGATGGATAGCTGAAAACCAAATCATTGTCCAGGAAGTTCTCCATAGCTTCAAGACTTGTAAAACCAAGCCTGGCCTCATAGCCATCAAGCTTGATCTCCAAAAGGCATATGACAGGGTTAACTGGAATTTTCTGGAAGTTGTTCTTCTCCATTTTGGCTTCAATGAAATTTTCACTAAATGGATCATTGCTTGTGTTTCATCAGTGACTTTTGAAGTGTTGGTTAATGGGGGAAAATCTGAATGTTTTAGGCCGAGCAGGGGGCTGAGGCAAGGCGATCCTCTATCACTGTATTTGTTTATCTTGGGGCAAGAAGTATTATCCAGACTGATTGAACATGAGCTTAAGCTTAGAAATGTTGCTGGCATCAAGACAAGTATCAGCGGCCCAACCATTTCGCATGTCATGTATGCTGATGATGTTGTTCTGTTCTCAAAGGCGTCTAGCAAGGATGCAGAAAGTTTAGTGAAATCTTTGGAGAAATATTGTAGATGGTCGGGGCAATCTATTAATAGAAACAAGTCAGGGGTTTATTTCTCAAAGCACACCCATAGTCATGCGCGGAGGTCGATTAAGAGCATTCTTCAAGTAAAAAGCTTAAAGAAGGAAGCAATCTACTTGGGTGCACCGATGTTCCTGTCTAGAGCACCGTCAAAGGATTTTGCTTTTCTCCAAGATAAGCTTGAAGCAAAACTCGCAGGTTGGAGAAGCAAATGTCTTTCTTGGGCAGGGAGGAAGACACTCATTAACTCTGTGGCTCAAACTATCCCCGTATATACCATGTCCACCTTCAATATCCCAAATAAAGTTTGCGACAAGTTGGATTCAATGACTAGAAGGTTTTGGTGGAAGCCTAATCAGCGAGAGGGCAGATTTATGGCTTGGAGAGCTTGGGAAAAACTATGCTGCCCTAGAAGTGCTGGAGGCTTAGGCttcaaaaaatctaaaagtatCAACTCTGCTCTACTGGCCAAGTTGGCTTGGATGGTGGCGTCTAAAAGGGATAGTCTCTGTTTGAGAATCCTTAGAGCGAAGTATAAGGTTAAAGAGGACTGGCTCCGGGCTGAAGCAACAAAGTACGCTTCTCCAATTTGGAAAGCAATTGAGGGAGCAAGGGTAGTAGTAAAGAAAGGAGCTTGTTTCCTAATTGGGGATGGAGAATTTGTGGACATATGGCTGGACCCTTGGGTGCCTTGGGTCCATAATTTCATACCTTCACCGCGGGTTGAGTCTTCAGCCCAATTGCCAATGAAGGTAGCACATCTCATTGATCATGAGCTCCACACCTGGAAATCATCCTTGATTCACAGTTTGTTCAATCCCAGTTCTGCAGAAGCCATTCTGTCTATCCCCATTCCATCAAGGCCTAGACCGGACAAGCTCATTTGGATTCCTGACCCCAAAGGGAGCTTCTCAGTTAAGTCTGCATACAAAGAATTGATGTCAAGCTACCCAGCACAGGACACTTCTGATGTGAATTGGAGCAAAATCTGGAAAATTAGAGGGCCGGAAAGGCTAAGAATGTTCTTATGGAGAATAGCTGCCAATGCCTTGCCCACGAGGGAAAACCTGATGAGTCGTATGGATATTTCCGACCCCAGCTGTGTGCTCTGTAACCAGGAGATTGAATCGGTCTCTCACCTTTTCTCCAAATGCCAAGTTGCCAAGCTTCTCTGGTTCTCAGCTTGTTGGGGTTACAGATCAGAGGAAGCTAATCTGGAAAGTCCGAGTGACTTGATAAAGGCAATCCTAGATCCACTTCCCCCTGCCTCCTGTCAAGGCCTTGAGTTATGGCGTGTTTCTCTTAACATGGCAATCACTGTGGAAGAAATTTGGTTCATCCGAAATGAAGCTCTCCATCACAAAGGTTCCGTCGATCTGCAGGCAGCCAGGTTGAGAATTAATGCAAAATTCAGCGAATACTGTCAGGTTTTTTCCCTTCTAAAGGCTCCCTCTCCTGAAAAGAGTGATGCAAAATGGTCGCCGCCTCCTGTGGGCACCATCAAGTTGAATGTTGATGCAACGCTTTCCCATTCCAATGCAGTATTAGCGGTCATAGCTAGAGACAACATTGGGGCTGTG AATTGGAGGAATATCATAGTGGAAAGTGACTCAAAGTTCAGCATTGATGCTATTTTGGATTGTGCGGACAACACCAGATGGTCAATCTCAGCTTTGGTTTCTGACATAAACGGTTTTGcaaattcattttcttcttattctttccTTTGGATTAATAGAAGCGGAAATGCTGCAGCCCATGCAATAGCAAAGTACGCTCTTGTTTGTTTAAGTTCCTTCTGTTTGCTGCCAGGCAGTCTTCCAGCAGATTTGGCTTCTGTTTGTTTGGAAGATGCCTTGGCTTTGTCTGTTTCCTTTTGA
- the LOC115951609 gene encoding protein FAR1-RELATED SEQUENCE 9-like, with the protein MEIGFKVRKGKVQRLAYKSLTKRYFYCSKEGFRSKKQPTNTKKFTRKETRTGCKAMIQITLKNEECSISHFISEHNHDLQGSTQWYYIDSCSKVPEADSLIQPTCEIEAAKEAEAGAYARFCDMSHSKHLRAKKSNILQPEDAQGLIDYLKKLQVEDLSLFYTFQVDAECHMTNFFWRDSRSKIDYYHFGDVLILDTTFKMDRYNMICAPFLGLNHHQRHVLFGCAFLLDESVESFTWLLGTFMEAMGRRQPKTIFTTECPAISEAVEETLPKSQHLLCKQLVCQNAKQNLSMYYGHPGFERDFYCCLFDYQSEGEFQSSWSSLLEQYNLRENPWLQNIQILRSKWSYLFCKMTFCAGINSNQGLECNANVFQNAKSEAMMLWEYVLKYEKAAEHQRREELHEDFCCSASEPELFLSSRMEKQAASVYTPTMFNIFRLELIKSMSVPLKRMAKTGSIVTYKTKGENTESSVEFNSQDSTITCSCKKFESVGILCAHALKVLNIRNIFQIAPQYILKRWTKSAKNGVVEGDYNDEEIADNSESLCRSKFMHKALNFITKSVAVKKTRKIAERYLDNALNEVNDELKKGNEHRNTKDAEVNHEGVKNTSSVACVDWQEKVEKDLYLNQGETSKGTMEFQIQKKRKNEVREKINPPSSSMSLP; encoded by the coding sequence ATGGAAATAGGCTTCAAGGTAAGAAAAGGCAAGGTACAAAGGTTGGCATATAAATCCCTTACAAAAAGATACTTTTACTGTTCAAAGGAAGGGTTTCGATCAAAGAAGCAACCAACCAATACGAAAAAGTTTACGAGAAAAGAAACCAGAACAGGTTGCAAGGCCATGATccaaattacattaaaaaatgagGAGTGTTCGATCTCCCACTTTATATCTGAGCATAATCATGATCTACAAGGTTCAACTCAATGGTATTACATAGATTCGTGCTCTAAAGTCCCAGAAGCTGATTCACTTATTCAACCTACATGTGAAATCGAGGCGGCAAAAGAGGCTGAAGCTGGTGCATATGCAAGATTTTGTGATATGAGTCATAGTAAACACTTGCGTGCTAAGAAAAGCAATATTCTACAACCCGAAGATGCTCAGGGGTTGATAGATTACCTAAAAAAATTGCAAGTGGAGGATCTATCATTATTCTACACATTTCAAGTTGATGCTGAATGTCACATGACAAATTTCTTTTGGAGGGACAGCAGGTCAAAGATTGACTACTACCATTTTGGTGATGTTCTTATTTTGGACACAACATTTAAGATGGACCGGTATAACATGATATGTGCACCATTTTTGGGACTTAATCATCATCAACGACACGTCTTATTTGGTTGTGCTTTCTTGCTTGATGAATCCGTGGAGTCATTTACTTGGTTGCTTGGGACTTTTATGGAAGCTATGGGCAGGCGtcaaccaaaaacaatttttactACCGAGTGTCCAGCAATATCTGAGGCCGTAGAGGAGACACTGCCAAAATCACAACATCTCCTTTGTAAGCAACTTGTTTGCCAAAATGCCAAACAAAATCTTTCGATGTATTATGGGCACCCTGGATTTGAAAGGGACTTCTACTGTTGCCTTTTTGATTATCAATCAGAAGGAGAATTTCAGTCATCTTGGAGTTCTCTATTGGAGCAATACAATCTTCGTGAAAACCCATGGCttcaaaatatacaaattttacgCTCAAAATGGTCTTATTTATTCTGTAAGATGACCTTCTGTGCTGGCATTAACTCAAACCAAGGCCTTGAATGTAATGCTAATGTTTTCCAGAATGCAAAAAGTGAGGCAATGATGTTATGGGAGTACGTTCTGAAATATGAAAAAGCAGCAGAGCATCAGCGTAGAGAAGAACTACATGAAGATTTTTGCTGCAGTGCTAGTGAGCCAGAGTTGTTTTTAAGCAGTCGGATGGAGAAGCAGGCAGCGAGTGTATATACTCCCACAATGTTCAATATATTTAGGTTGGAGTTAATTAAATCTATGTCAGTCCCATTAAAACGTATGGCAAAAACAGGTTCAATTGTTACATACAAGACAAAAGGCGAAAATACAGAGAGCTCTGTAGAATTTAATTCCCAAGATTCCACAATTACATGCAGTTGCAAAAAGTTTGAATCAGTAGGCATTTTATGCGCTCATGCTCTGAAGGTACTTAACATAAGGAATATCTTTCAAATAGCTCCACAATATATTCTGAAGAGGTGGACAAAATCTGCAAAGAATGGAGTGGTGGAAGGTGATTATAATGATGAAGAAATTGCAGACAACAGTGAAAGTTTGTGCAGGAGTAAATTTATGCACAAAGCTTTAAATTTCATTACTAAAAGTGTAGCAGTAAAGAAGACCCGGAAGATAGCTGAGCGTTACCTAGATAATGCGCTGAACGAGGTTAACGATGAATTGAAGAAAGGTAATGAACATCGTAACACAAAAGATGCTGAAGTTAACCATGAAGGTGTTAAAAATACGAGTAGTGTTGCTTGTGTGGACTGGCAAGAGAAAGTGGAAAAGGATCTATATCTCAATCAAGGGGAAACATCAAAGGGGACAATGGAATTTCAAATACAGAAGAAACGCAAAAATGAAGTGAGAGAGAAGATAAACCCGCCATCATCCAGCATGAGCCTTCCATAG